A genomic window from Salvia hispanica cultivar TCC Black 2014 chromosome 5, UniMelb_Shisp_WGS_1.0, whole genome shotgun sequence includes:
- the LOC125188205 gene encoding DDT domain-containing protein DDR4-like isoform X1: MQALDLPCNPSLDPDPSALPEHYSPIHSPDLENNTQGKKSVKVNYVKSAHDNNGNSNVVVTRRERPSRACTQRAAAKLQAAAEAEAERKRKKKRREKLTASLLKNESEEDGYRDSDEEENGEEDGSTSPPQLQTSRAITPLLGEPEASQLPRWNTRSMWQLASILNFLNVFRPLLNVKMEFSAEEFETALIIPNNTLAEIHMPLLKAIPPVTRMALNHSTWITVLCRKLRDWWHWVAEGDLPIVASHGTEVEAYNTLDPGIRVVILKALCDIRVEQEDIRNHIDDSLKHGVQLSTFRKERLGGNSYGVSYWYEDDPIIGHRLYREIRNVEVKKGRGKNIPPIPHSSYQWEAVATNLDEFLNVSEKLFSSKNRTEVSVGKKLKNYMLPEIEKVHKRKEKLLKKQHRQALMLDNMINMDAIAAGRSLRDRKPVTYTFNDYDHSINEAIKVTKQNKQSPEHFDGGDPPMKHELSRNGRLDVTSQHSQNLTFSAVSPNSPYEDDDDDDDDDDGEFYEDHKTETLDRSDRQKQRPERYSVKDYVEAVSDIEADFDSDDDIVGEVVYDDEYLKRRKRRKMSSSSEGDEEYHWDEENHEEEEEEEEDDILSSSEDSDVPRHTKALPGRTRRETKLRSVGDLKSGLRRSKRATRNRINYKQYEMSESDNDQTKPEKSNVPNEPSYSSGGAEFSTGMQDSEEKISNQEDVHADQLIEMQQPEVVEEKPPIPPEQENHGDDDVEMVSQRGFLDLNELAPGSGCDDGPNSVKDDDRDGF, translated from the exons ATGCAAGCCCTTGATCTCCCATGTAACCCTTCTCTTGACCCCGATCCCTCCGCCCTGCCGGAGCATTACTCGCCGATCCACTCCCCGGACCTCGAAAACAACACCCAGGGTAAGAAGAGTGTCAAGGTGAATTATGTCAAGTCTGCCCATGATAATAATGGTAATAGTAATGTAGTAGTAACTAGGAGGGAGAGGCCGTCGAGGGCATGTACGCAAAGGGCGGCAGCCAAGCTGCAGGCTGCAGCTGAGGCGGAGGCagagaggaagaggaaaaagaagaggagGGAGAAATTAACTGCGAGCTTGTTGAAGAATGAGTCCGAGGAGGATGGTTATAGGGATagtgatgaggaggagaacgGAGAGGAGGATGGCTCTACTTCACCGCCACAGTTGCAGACTAGTAGGGCAATTACGCCACTGCTCGGAGAGCCAGAGGCCTCGCAGCTGCCTCGGTGGAACACACGCTCCATGTGGCAGTTGGCTTCtattctcaattttttgaat GTATTTAGGCCTCTATTGAATGTTAAAATGGAGTTTTCAGCGGAGGAGTTTGAGACGGCCTTGATTATTCCGAATAATACTTTGGCTGAGATACACATGCCACTGTTAAAG GCCATTCCTCCTGTTACCAGAATGGCACTTAATCATTCTACTTGGATTACCGTTTTATGTAGAAAGCTGAGGGATTGGTGGCACTGG GTTGCAGAAGGAGATCTACCTATTGTTGCATCACATGG gACCGAAGTTGAGGCATACAATACACTTGATCCTGGGATACGAGTGGTTATTTTAAAGGCATTATGCGATATTCGGGTTGAG CAAGAAGATATACGGAACCATATAGATGACTCATTAAAACATGGTGTTCAGCTCTCAACATTTCGCAAAGAACGCCTAGGGGGTAATTCTTATGGAGTCTCATATTG GTACGAAGATGATCCCATAATTGGCCATCGGCTATACAGAGAGATTAGAAATGTTGAGGTGAAAAAAGGACGTGGAAAGAATATTCCACCTATTCCCCATTCATCATATCAATGGGAAGCAGTCGCTACTAATTTAGATGAATTCCTGAATGTTTCA GAGAAGCTCTTTTCAAGTAAAAATAGAACTGAGGTCTCTGttgggaaaaaattgaaaaattacatGCTTCCTGAAATTGAGAAGGTCCACAAG AGGAAGGAGAAACTGTTAAAGAAGCAACATAGACAAGCACTTATGCTTGATAACATGATTAACATGGATGCCATTGCTGCCGGACGCTCTCTCCGTGATAGAAAACCTGTGACTTATACTTTCA ACGATTATGATCACTCAATAAATGAAGCTATAAAGGTCACCAA ACAGAACAAACAATCTCCCGAACATTTTGATGGAGGAGATCCTCCCATGAAACATGAACTGTCTAGAAATGGTAGATTGGATGTCACATCACAACACTCTCAAAACCTCACTTTCAGTGCTGTTTCTCCTAATTCTCCttatgaagatgatgatgatgacgacgatgatgatgatggagaGTTTTATGAAGATCACAAAACTGAAACATTGGACCGGAG TGATCGCCAGAAGCAAAGGCCTGAACGTTATTCAGTGAAAGACTATGTAGAAGCAGTCTCAGATATTGAGGCTGATTTTGACAGTGATGATGACATAGTTGGTGAAGTGGTTTATGATGATGAATATCTTAAAAGACGGAAGCGAAGGAAGATGTCAAGTAGCTCTGAAGGCGATGAGGAGTACCACTGGGACGAAGAAAATCatgaagaggaggaagaggaagaagaagatgatataTTGAGTTCCAGTGAGGATAGTGATGTGCCACGCCATACGAAAGCATTGCCAGGCCGAACTAGGAGAGAAACAAAACTTAGGTCAGTTGGTGACCTAAAGTCAGGTCTCAGGCGAAGTAAAAGGGCCACCAGAAATCGCATTAACTATAAACAATATGAGATGTCTGAATCTGACAATGATCAAACAAAACCTGAGAAATCAAATGTGCCAAACGAGCCCTCATACTCAAGTGGTGGCGCAGAGTTCTCAACCGGTATGCAAGATTCTGAAGAGAAAATCAGTAACCAGGAGGATGTCCATGCTGATCAGCTTATTGAGATGCAGCAACCCGAGGTGGTCGAGGAAAAGCCACCCATTCCACCAGAACAAGAGAACCACGGAGATGACGATGTTGAAATGGTGAGCCAAAGAGGTTTTCTTGATCTAAACGAACTTGCTCCGGGTTCTGGTTGTGATGATGGTCCCAACTCAGTGAAAGATGACGACAGAGATGGCTTTTGA
- the LOC125188205 gene encoding DDT domain-containing protein DDR4-like isoform X2 yields the protein MQALDLPCNPSLDPDPSALPEHYSPIHSPDLENNTQVVTRRERPSRACTQRAAAKLQAAAEAEAERKRKKKRREKLTASLLKNESEEDGYRDSDEEENGEEDGSTSPPQLQTSRAITPLLGEPEASQLPRWNTRSMWQLASILNFLNVFRPLLNVKMEFSAEEFETALIIPNNTLAEIHMPLLKAIPPVTRMALNHSTWITVLCRKLRDWWHWVAEGDLPIVASHGTEVEAYNTLDPGIRVVILKALCDIRVEQEDIRNHIDDSLKHGVQLSTFRKERLGGNSYGVSYWYEDDPIIGHRLYREIRNVEVKKGRGKNIPPIPHSSYQWEAVATNLDEFLNVSEKLFSSKNRTEVSVGKKLKNYMLPEIEKVHKRKEKLLKKQHRQALMLDNMINMDAIAAGRSLRDRKPVTYTFNDYDHSINEAIKVTKQNKQSPEHFDGGDPPMKHELSRNGRLDVTSQHSQNLTFSAVSPNSPYEDDDDDDDDDDGEFYEDHKTETLDRSDRQKQRPERYSVKDYVEAVSDIEADFDSDDDIVGEVVYDDEYLKRRKRRKMSSSSEGDEEYHWDEENHEEEEEEEEDDILSSSEDSDVPRHTKALPGRTRRETKLRSVGDLKSGLRRSKRATRNRINYKQYEMSESDNDQTKPEKSNVPNEPSYSSGGAEFSTGMQDSEEKISNQEDVHADQLIEMQQPEVVEEKPPIPPEQENHGDDDVEMVSQRGFLDLNELAPGSGCDDGPNSVKDDDRDGF from the exons ATGCAAGCCCTTGATCTCCCATGTAACCCTTCTCTTGACCCCGATCCCTCCGCCCTGCCGGAGCATTACTCGCCGATCCACTCCCCGGACCTCGAAAACAACACCCAGG TAGTAACTAGGAGGGAGAGGCCGTCGAGGGCATGTACGCAAAGGGCGGCAGCCAAGCTGCAGGCTGCAGCTGAGGCGGAGGCagagaggaagaggaaaaagaagaggagGGAGAAATTAACTGCGAGCTTGTTGAAGAATGAGTCCGAGGAGGATGGTTATAGGGATagtgatgaggaggagaacgGAGAGGAGGATGGCTCTACTTCACCGCCACAGTTGCAGACTAGTAGGGCAATTACGCCACTGCTCGGAGAGCCAGAGGCCTCGCAGCTGCCTCGGTGGAACACACGCTCCATGTGGCAGTTGGCTTCtattctcaattttttgaat GTATTTAGGCCTCTATTGAATGTTAAAATGGAGTTTTCAGCGGAGGAGTTTGAGACGGCCTTGATTATTCCGAATAATACTTTGGCTGAGATACACATGCCACTGTTAAAG GCCATTCCTCCTGTTACCAGAATGGCACTTAATCATTCTACTTGGATTACCGTTTTATGTAGAAAGCTGAGGGATTGGTGGCACTGG GTTGCAGAAGGAGATCTACCTATTGTTGCATCACATGG gACCGAAGTTGAGGCATACAATACACTTGATCCTGGGATACGAGTGGTTATTTTAAAGGCATTATGCGATATTCGGGTTGAG CAAGAAGATATACGGAACCATATAGATGACTCATTAAAACATGGTGTTCAGCTCTCAACATTTCGCAAAGAACGCCTAGGGGGTAATTCTTATGGAGTCTCATATTG GTACGAAGATGATCCCATAATTGGCCATCGGCTATACAGAGAGATTAGAAATGTTGAGGTGAAAAAAGGACGTGGAAAGAATATTCCACCTATTCCCCATTCATCATATCAATGGGAAGCAGTCGCTACTAATTTAGATGAATTCCTGAATGTTTCA GAGAAGCTCTTTTCAAGTAAAAATAGAACTGAGGTCTCTGttgggaaaaaattgaaaaattacatGCTTCCTGAAATTGAGAAGGTCCACAAG AGGAAGGAGAAACTGTTAAAGAAGCAACATAGACAAGCACTTATGCTTGATAACATGATTAACATGGATGCCATTGCTGCCGGACGCTCTCTCCGTGATAGAAAACCTGTGACTTATACTTTCA ACGATTATGATCACTCAATAAATGAAGCTATAAAGGTCACCAA ACAGAACAAACAATCTCCCGAACATTTTGATGGAGGAGATCCTCCCATGAAACATGAACTGTCTAGAAATGGTAGATTGGATGTCACATCACAACACTCTCAAAACCTCACTTTCAGTGCTGTTTCTCCTAATTCTCCttatgaagatgatgatgatgacgacgatgatgatgatggagaGTTTTATGAAGATCACAAAACTGAAACATTGGACCGGAG TGATCGCCAGAAGCAAAGGCCTGAACGTTATTCAGTGAAAGACTATGTAGAAGCAGTCTCAGATATTGAGGCTGATTTTGACAGTGATGATGACATAGTTGGTGAAGTGGTTTATGATGATGAATATCTTAAAAGACGGAAGCGAAGGAAGATGTCAAGTAGCTCTGAAGGCGATGAGGAGTACCACTGGGACGAAGAAAATCatgaagaggaggaagaggaagaagaagatgatataTTGAGTTCCAGTGAGGATAGTGATGTGCCACGCCATACGAAAGCATTGCCAGGCCGAACTAGGAGAGAAACAAAACTTAGGTCAGTTGGTGACCTAAAGTCAGGTCTCAGGCGAAGTAAAAGGGCCACCAGAAATCGCATTAACTATAAACAATATGAGATGTCTGAATCTGACAATGATCAAACAAAACCTGAGAAATCAAATGTGCCAAACGAGCCCTCATACTCAAGTGGTGGCGCAGAGTTCTCAACCGGTATGCAAGATTCTGAAGAGAAAATCAGTAACCAGGAGGATGTCCATGCTGATCAGCTTATTGAGATGCAGCAACCCGAGGTGGTCGAGGAAAAGCCACCCATTCCACCAGAACAAGAGAACCACGGAGATGACGATGTTGAAATGGTGAGCCAAAGAGGTTTTCTTGATCTAAACGAACTTGCTCCGGGTTCTGGTTGTGATGATGGTCCCAACTCAGTGAAAGATGACGACAGAGATGGCTTTTGA
- the LOC125188207 gene encoding AAA-ATPase At3g28580-like — protein sequence MILPVKSMPETWSAVGSTLVTFIFFWNMIQRYCPPEIRHYLEKCTARLSGFLNPNIQVSIHEYTGNHLRPHEAYSIVNAYLSLNSFNAKRLKAEMAKENDNKLMLSMDEYEETTDVFNGVQVTWTAGKVSTPPRNGGFSHYLEPERRFYKLKFHKCYKKMMTEEYLEHVIRKGREIQARNRQRKLYTNGHSSYWSHIVFEHPAKFATLAMAPEKKEEIVDDLLTFTKSKDYYARIGKAWKRGYLLYGPPGTGKSTMIAAMANLLDYDVYDLELTSVKDNTELRKLLTETTTKSIIVIEDIDCSLDLTGQRKKKEEKPAEEKPEKVEKKSSRKEKEESGSKVTLSGLLNFIDGLWSACAGERLIVFTTNYVDKLDPALTRRGRMDKHIELSYCKYEGFKVLAKNYLELDGHPLFQSIEELILEVEITPADVAENLMPKSAKEGPEQCLQNLICVLKETKNRKCREDKDAENNDDGETIEDAAAVIDTHAM from the coding sequence atgatacttcCAGTAAAGAGCATGCCGGAGACTTGGAGCGCAGTCGGCTCCACCCTCGtcaccttcatcttcttctggAACATGATCCAACGGTACTGCCCACCGGAGATCCGTCACTACCTCGAGAAATGCACCGCGAGGCTGTCCGGATTCTTGAATCCAAACATCCAGGTTTCCATCCACGAGTACACTGGAAACCATCTCCGGCCTCACGAGGCCTACAGCATCGTCAATGCATATTTGAGTTTGAATTCCTTCAACGCCAAACGGCTCAAGGCTGAGATGGCGAAAGAGAATGACAACAAGCTAATGCTGAGCATGGATGAGTACGAGGAGACAACAGATGTGTTCAATGGAGTCCAGGTGACGTGGACCGCCGGAAAGGTCTCCACTCCTCCACGGAATGGGGGGTTTTCGCACTACCTGGAGCCGGAGCGGAGGTTCTACAAGCTCAAGTTCCACAAGTGCTACAAGAAGATGATGACGGAGGAGTACCTGGAGCATGTGATCAGAAAAGGGAGAGAGATCCAGGCGAGGAACAGGCAGCGGAAGCTCTACACCAACGGCCACAGCTCGTATTGGAGCCATATCGTGTTCGAGCATCCGGCCAAGTTTGCGACTCTGGCAATGGCGCCGGAGAAGAAGGAGGAGATCGTCGATGATCTGCTGACTTTTACAAAGAGTAAAGATTACTATGCAAGAATAGGCAAGGCGTGGAAAAGGGGTTATCTGCTGTATGGCCCTCCTGGAACAGGGAAATCTACAATGATCGCAGCCATGGCTAACTTACTCGACTATGATGTTTATGATCTCGAGCTTACATCGGTGAAGGACAACACGGAGCTCAGGAAGCTTTTGACAGAGACAACAACTAAATCAATTATTGTGATAGAGGATATCGACTGCTCTCTCGACTTGACAGGCcaaaggaagaagaaagaggAGAAACCTGCAGAGGAGAAGCCTGAAAAAGTCGAGAAGAAGAGTTCTCGTAAAGAGAAGGAAGAGAGTGGCAGCAAGGTCACACTGTCAGGTCTGCTGAATTTCATAGACGGCCTGTGGTCTGCCTGTGCAGGGGAGAGATTAATAGTGTTCACAACAAACTATGTGGATAAGCTCGACCCAGCTCTTACAAGAAGGGGCAGAATGGACAAGCATATCGAGCTATCTTACTGCAAATATGAAGGATTTAAAGTGCTTGCGAAGAATTACCTTGAACTTGATGGACATCCATTGTTCCAGTCCATCGAAGAGCTGATCCTGGAGGTCGAGATAACACCAGCTGATGTTGCTGAAAACCTCATGCCAAAATCTGCAAAAGAAGGGCCGGAGCAATGCCTGCAAAATCTCATATGCGTTCTTAAGGAAACAAAGAACAGAAAATGCAGAGAAGATAAAGATGCAGAGAATAATGACGATGGAGAGACCATCGAGGATGCAGCTGCTGTAATAGACACACATGCTATGTAA
- the LOC125188204 gene encoding pentatricopeptide repeat-containing protein At5g03800, giving the protein MLHAFLGHPPFDSASSSSSPLSHLRKSPTPIKTTCFLSPSKTPLSLSSPKPQLFSAPPFLLSKTPPFEHILTPNHSDNIQPLSNDEISRLLKLSREYADIQLGKAVHASIIKSRQDIRLCNFLITSYLELGHLNYAERVFHLIAKPDVVSYTALISGLAKSGRGEEAVALFIDMRMSGIEPNAYAFVSILTACMCLVDLGLGSQIHALSIKTGHVNCSFVANAAMGLYGKSGCFNFVVKLFNEMCERDIASWNTVISCVVKEGLYGEAFELFYDMLVGMKEGCRADYFTLSSILTACARCSSSSTMYGKGVHAYALKIGYGSNLSVRNALIQFYAKRGCVEDVENLFSSMSMRDGFTWTAMVCAYMGFGRVGSALDVFCRMPEKNPIAYNALLAGFCQNDDSSRALRLFCRMVEEGVELTDFTLSSVLHACGLSKHSRFSKQIQAFVVKIGFGNDDFIQAALLDMCTRCARMDDAEKIFYQLPLSERSSIMLTTMVCGYARHSELEKAISLINEEEQHISIDEVALASLLGVCGDLGFQTLGEQFHCRAIKHGSLSDIGVGNAIVSMYSKCGDMERAIGVFDSMSEHDIVSWNCLLSGHILNRQGEKALDAWKKMVKGGIQPDPVTCVLIISAYRHTKSNLVEQCLEFFLSMKHNYNVEPNSEHYASLVGVYGFWGLLEAAEKIIKNMPFEPKTCVWKALLDSCRLHKKATIGRRAAQEILRLKPQDPSTYILQSNLYSVSGRWHCSDLVREEMKSKGIQKFPGRSWIIHENKVHSFFGRDKSHPEAKDIYSALEILFLECSRAGYTPDTRFVLHEVEEHQKTNFLLYHSGKLAVAYGLLVTGRGKPVRVRKNIHVCGDCHTFFKYVSVVTKREIHVRDASGFHCFVNGECSCCDHW; this is encoded by the coding sequence ATGCTGCACGCGTTTCTTGGCCACCCTCCCTTCGactccgcctcctcctcctcctctcctcTTTCTCACCTCCGCAAATCCCCTACTCCCATCAAAACCACATGTTTCCTTTCTCCATCCAAAactcctctttctctctcctctcccAAGCCCCAGCTCTTCTCAGCCCCACCATTTTTACTCTCCAAAACTCCACCTTTCGAACACATACTCACTCCAAACCACTCTGATAACATTCAACCTTTGTCCAACGATGAGATTTCTCGGTTGCTCAAACTTTCCCGCGAGTACGCCGATATTCAGCTAGGCAAAGCAGTTCACGCTTCAATTATCAAGAGTCGGCAAGACATACGCCTCTGTAATTTTCTTATTACATCTTATCTTGAATTGGGTCACTTGAACTACGCGGAGAGGGTTTTCCATTTAATTGCGAAACCGGATGTTGTGTCCTATACTGCTCTGATTTCGGGCTTAGCGAAATCGGGCCGCGGGGAAGAAGCTGTCGCGCTGTTCATTGACATGAGAATGTCTGGAATTGAACCCAACGCGTATgcttttgtttcaattttgactGCTTGTATGTGTTTGGTGGATTTAGGTCTGGGTTCCCAAATTCATGCCTTGTCGATCAAAACCGGTCATGTTAATTGCAGTTTCGTTGCCAATGCTGCAATGGGGTTGTATGGGAAAAGTGgttgtttcaattttgtggTCAAACTGTTCAATGAAATGTGTGAGAGAGACATTGCTTCTTGGAATACTGTGATTTCGTGTGTTGTTAAGGAGGGTTTGTATGGTGAAGCATTTGAACTGTTTTATGATATGTTGGTAGGGATGAAAGAGGGCTGTAGAGCAGATTATTTCACCCTTTCTAGTATATTAACCGCTTGTGCAAGATGTTCATCATCATCGACTATGTATGGGAAGGGAGTTCATGCATATGCACTTAAAATAGGCTATGGCAGCAATTTGAGTGTGAGAAATGCATTAATACAGTTTTATGCTAAGCGTGGATGTGTGGAAGATGTTGAAAATCTGTTTAGCAGTATGTCTATGCGAGATGGCTTTACATGGACTGCAATGGTTTGTGCATATATGGGATTTGGGCGTGTTGGTTCGGCTTTAGATGTCTTCTGTAGGATGCCTGAGAAGAACCCCATTGCTTACAACGCCCTCTTAGCTGGATTTTGCCAAAATGATGATAGCTCAAGGGCGTTGAGGCTCTTTTGCAGAATGGTGGAGGAAGGAGTCGAGTTAACTGACTTCACATTGTCCAGTGTTTTACATGCTTGTGGTTTGAGCAAGCATTCGAGGTTCAGCAAACAGATTCAGGCCTTTGTTGTCAAGATTGGTTTTGGAAATGATGATTTTATCCAAGCTGCACTGCTTGATATGTGCACTAGGTGTGCTAGAATGGATGACGCTGAGAAGATATTCTATCAACTACCACTGTCAGAGAGAAGCTCAATCATGCTGACAACGATGGTGTGTGGATATGCCCGACACTCAGAGTTAGAGAAAGCAATCTCTTTGATCAATGAAGAAGAGCAACACATTTCCATTGATGAGGTTGCATTAGCTTCATTACTTGGAGTGTGTGGGGATTTAGGTTTCCAAACTCTTGGCGAACAATTTCACTGCCGTGCTATAAAACATGGTTCTTTATCTGATATAGGAGTTGGAAACGCCATAGTGAGCATGTACTCCAAGTGTGGGGATATGGAACGAGCCATTGGGGTGTTTGACAGCATGTCTGAACACGACATAGTCTCATGGAACTGCCTGTTATCCGGCCATATCCTTAACAGGCAGGGGGAGAAGGCCTTGGATGCATGGAAGAAGATGGTGAAAGGAGGTATACAGCCTGACCCAGTCACATGTGTATTAATCATCTCAGCTTATCGCCACACTAAGTCGAATCTCGTTGAACAGTGCCTTGAGTTCTTCCTCTCCATGAAGCATAACTATAATGTAGAACCCAACTCGGAGCACTATGCTAGCTTGGTTGGTGTGTATGGATTTTGGGGGCTTCTAGAAGCAGCAGAGAAGATAATCAAGAATATGCCATTTGAGCCAAAGACTTGTGTTTGGAAAGCCTTGCTTGACAGTTGCAGACTGCACAAAAAAGCAACAATTGGGAGAAGGGCTGCACAGGAAATACTGAGGCTCAAGCCACAAGATCCGTCCACGTACATACTACAATCAAATCTTTACTCCGTGTCTGGGAGGTGGCACTGCTCTGATCTTGTTCGAGAAGAGATGAAATCAAAAGGGATACAGAAATTCCCTGGGCGGAGCTGGATCATTCATGAGAACAAGGTGCATTCCTTCTTTGGGAGGGATAAATCGCATCCAGAGGCGAAGGACATTTACAGTGCGCTGGAGATACTGTTTTTGGAATGCTCGAGAGCTGGCTACACGCCTGACACAAGGTTCGTTCTTCATGAGGTGGAGGAGCATCAGAAGACCAATTTCTTGTTATACCATAGTGGGAAACTGGCAGTTGCCTACGGACTGCTGGTGACGGGTCGAGGGAAGCCTGTGAGGGTGAGGAAGAATATACATGTTTGTGGGGACTGCCATACATTTTTCAAGTATGTTTCGGTTGTTACGAAGAGGGAGATACATGTGAGAGATGCTTCGGGTTTTCACTGTTTTGTAAATGGTGAATGCTCCTGCTGCGATCATTGGTAA
- the LOC125188206 gene encoding AAA-ATPase ASD, mitochondrial-like: MILPVKSMPETWSAAGSALVTFIFFWDMFRRYCPPEIRRYLEKCTARLSGFLNPNIQVSIHEYTGNHLRPHEAYSIVDAYLSSNSIDAKRLKAEMAKDNENKLMLSMDEYEKTTDVFNGVQVTWISGKVSPPPRTGGISYYPEPERRFYKLKFHKCYKKMMTEEYLEHVIRKGRDIQARNRQRKLYTNGHSKSYWSHIVFEHPAKFATLAMAPEKKEEIVDDLLTFTKSKDYYARIGKAWKRGYLLYGPPGTGKSTMIAAMANLLDYDVYDLELTSVKDNTELRKLLTETTTKSIIVIEDIDCSLDLTGQRKKKEEKPAEEKPEKVEKKSSRKEKEESGSKVTLSGLLNFIDGLWSACAGERLIVFTTNYVDKLDPALTRRGRMDKHIELSYCKYEGFKVLAKNYLELDGHPLFQSIEELIQEVEITPADVAENLMPKSAKEGPEQCLQNLICILKETKNRKCREDKDAETNDDAETIEDAAAVLDTHAM; encoded by the coding sequence atgatacttcCAGTAAAGAGCATGCCGGAGACGTGGAGCGCGGCCGGGTCCGCCCTCGtcaccttcatcttcttctggGACATGTTCCGACGGTACTGCCCGCCGGAGATCCGTCGCTACCTCGAGAAATGCACCGCAAGGCTGTCCGGATTCTTGAATCCAAACATCCAGGTTTCCATCCACGAGTACACTGGAAATCATCTCCGGCCTCATGAGGCCTACAGCATCGTCGATGCATATCTGAGTTCGAATTCCATCGATGCCAAACGGCTCAAGGCTGAGATGGCGAAAGACAACGAGAACAAGCTAATGCTGAGCATGGATGAGTACGAGAAGACAACAGATGTGTTCAATGGAGTCCAGGTGACATGGATCTCCGGGAAGGTCTCGCCTCCTCCACGGACCGGGGGGATTTCCTACTACCCGGAGCCGGAGCGGAGGTTCTACAAGCTCAAATTCCACAAGTGCTACAAGAAGATGATGACGGAGGAGTACCTGGAGCATGTGATCAGAAAAGGGAGAGACATCCAGGCGAGGAACAGGCAGCGGAAGCTCTACACCAACGGCCACAGCAAGTCGTATTGGAGCCATATCGTGTTCGAGCATCCGGCCAAGTTCGCGACTCTGGCAATGGCGCCGGAGAAGAAGGAGGAGATCGTCGATGATCTGCTGACTTTTACAAAGAGTAAAGATTACTATGCAAGAATAGGCAAGGCTTGGAAAAGGGGTTATCTGCTGTATGGCCCTCCTGGAACAGGGAAATCTACAATGATCGCAGCCATGGCTAACTTACTCGACTATGATGTTTATGATCTCGAGCTTACATCGGTGAAGGACAACACGGAGCTCAGGAAGCTTTTGACAGAGACAACAACTAAATCAATAATTGTGATAGAGGATATCGACTGCTCCCTCGACTTGACAGGCcaaaggaagaagaaagaggAGAAACCTGCAGAGGAGAAGCCTGAAAAAGTCGAGAAGAAGAGTTCTCGTAAAGAGAAGGAAGAGAGTGGCAGCAAGGTCACTCTGTCTGGTCTGCTCAATTTCATAGACGGCCTGTGGTCTGCCTGTGCAGGGGAGAGATTAATAGTATTTACAACAAACTATGTGGATAAGCTCGACCCAGCTCTTACTAGAAGGGGCCGAATGGACAAACATATCGAGCTATCTTACTGCAAATATGAAGGATTTAAAGTGCTCGCTAAGAATTACCTTGAACTTGATGGACATCCATTGTTCCAATCCATCGAAGAGCTGATCCAGGAGGTCGAGATAACACCAGCTGATGTTGCTGAAAATCTCATGCCAAAATCTGCAAAAGAAGGGCCGGAGCAATGCCTGCAAAATCTCATATGCATTCTTAAGGAAACAAAGAACAGAAAATGCAGAGAAGATAAAGATGCAGAGACTAATGACGATGCAGAGACCATCGAGGATGCAGCTGCTGTACTAGACACACATGCTATGTAA